The Burkholderia cepacia genome includes a region encoding these proteins:
- a CDS encoding tyrosine-type recombinase/integrase, whose translation MYPPGGGTPIQGSTGTRDKAQAQEFHDRLKVDLWNQARLGAKPRHTWNDAVVRYVIERDGLPSLETSKTHLRWLDRHLAGVALADIDRNRIDAIALAKRREPRVVRTRHGDVETGRTVSDGTVRRVLGVLKAVLNAAVEWEWLDRAPVTKRAKVVSKRIRWLTPAEADRLLAELPDHLADMARFSLETGLRRSNVTGLQWSQVDLARRVAWIHPDQAKAKKAITVPLSDTAIAVLLRQRATKRAPGFTDSVFVYQGKPVYQTTTAAWRKALERARIRDFRWHDLRHTWASWHVQRCTPLQVFKELGGWETMEMVQRYAHLSADHLAQWVTPLTAEPAPMLAAI comes from the coding sequence CTGTACCCCCCTGGCGGCGGAACGCCGATACAGGGAAGCACTGGCACCCGCGACAAAGCGCAGGCCCAGGAATTCCACGACCGGCTGAAGGTGGACCTGTGGAACCAGGCGCGGCTCGGCGCGAAGCCGCGCCATACGTGGAACGACGCGGTCGTCCGGTACGTCATCGAGCGCGACGGGCTGCCGAGCCTGGAAACGTCGAAGACGCATCTGCGCTGGCTCGACCGGCACCTCGCCGGCGTCGCGCTGGCCGACATCGACCGGAACCGCATCGACGCGATCGCGCTCGCGAAACGGCGGGAACCGCGCGTGGTGCGCACCCGGCACGGCGACGTGGAGACCGGCCGGACCGTCAGCGACGGCACGGTGCGCCGCGTGCTCGGCGTGCTGAAGGCCGTGCTGAACGCGGCCGTCGAGTGGGAATGGCTGGATCGCGCACCGGTCACGAAGCGCGCGAAGGTCGTGTCGAAGCGGATTCGCTGGCTGACGCCGGCGGAAGCGGATCGGCTGCTCGCTGAGCTGCCCGACCACTTGGCCGACATGGCGCGCTTCAGCCTCGAGACCGGGCTGCGCCGCTCGAACGTGACCGGGCTCCAGTGGTCGCAGGTCGACCTCGCGCGGCGCGTCGCGTGGATCCACCCGGACCAGGCGAAGGCGAAGAAGGCGATCACGGTGCCGCTGTCGGACACGGCGATCGCCGTGCTGCTGCGCCAGCGCGCGACGAAGCGCGCGCCCGGCTTCACCGACAGCGTGTTCGTGTACCAGGGCAAGCCGGTCTACCAGACCACGACGGCCGCGTGGCGCAAGGCGCTGGAGCGTGCGCGCATCCGCGACTTCCGCTGGCACGACCTGCGGCACACGTGGGCGAGCTGGCACGTGCAGCGCTGCACGCCGCTCCAGGTGTTCAAGGAACTGGGCGGATGGGAAACGATGGAGATGGTGCAGCGGTACGCGCACCTGTCGGCCGACCACCTGGCGCAGTGGGTCACGCCGCTGACGGCCGAGCCCGCGCCGATGCTGGCTGCAATCTAG
- a CDS encoding helix-turn-helix domain-containing protein, translating to MANKNHENQCVMTISRASHHSTSCAACPPGARHAEAAPAATVDLFGAAALLGAHPETVRLKAKAGALPGRKVGKRWMFSIAALQRYLAGEWLPRAAQGEPPEEVNECRSTNEKPARTGNTSCTPLAAERRYREALAPATKRRPRNSTTG from the coding sequence ATGGCAAACAAAAACCATGAAAATCAATGCGTTATGACCATTTCTCGTGCAAGCCACCATTCCACGAGTTGCGCTGCCTGCCCCCCAGGCGCGCGGCACGCCGAAGCCGCGCCCGCGGCGACCGTCGACCTGTTCGGCGCGGCGGCCCTGCTCGGCGCGCACCCTGAAACGGTGCGCCTGAAGGCCAAGGCCGGCGCGCTGCCGGGCCGCAAGGTCGGCAAGCGCTGGATGTTCTCGATCGCTGCCCTGCAGCGCTACCTCGCCGGAGAATGGCTCCCGCGAGCGGCGCAGGGCGAACCGCCGGAGGAAGTGAACGAATGTCGCTCTACAAACGAAAAACCAGCCCGAACTGGCAATACAAGCTGTACCCCCCTGGCGGCGGAACGCCGATACAGGGAAGCACTGGCACCCGCGACAAAGCGCAGGCCCAGGAATTCCACGACCGGCTGA
- a CDS encoding c-type cytochrome, which yields MSEAPHESPVKTPGQLIAVIIASFAIPIILIVLFATYANVAFRSGAGTDALSDEQVAARIAPLAQVEVKDANAPRTYKTGEEVYKAVCVTCHGTGAAGAPKFGNKDDWAPRISQGFDTLLKTALAGKGAMPPRGGTSPDDVSDYEIARAIVYMANNDGANFPEPAAPAANATAAAGAAPASGAADAAIAAAQAAIAAIPKAGEQPAAAPASADAATAGKALYTQVCQACHATGVLNAPKFGSKEDWAPRLKDSMDTVYNYALHGKGAMPPKGGSNASDADVKAAVDYMVNSAK from the coding sequence ATGAGCGAAGCACCCCACGAATCTCCCGTCAAAACTCCCGGGCAGCTGATTGCCGTCATCATCGCGTCGTTCGCGATTCCGATCATCCTGATCGTCCTGTTCGCCACCTACGCGAACGTTGCGTTCCGTTCCGGCGCCGGCACGGATGCGCTATCCGACGAGCAGGTCGCCGCGCGTATCGCCCCGCTCGCGCAGGTCGAAGTGAAGGACGCCAATGCGCCCCGCACGTACAAGACCGGCGAGGAAGTCTACAAGGCCGTCTGCGTGACCTGCCACGGCACGGGCGCCGCCGGCGCGCCGAAGTTCGGCAACAAGGACGACTGGGCGCCGCGCATCTCGCAAGGCTTCGACACGCTGCTGAAGACGGCGCTGGCCGGCAAGGGCGCGATGCCGCCGCGCGGCGGCACGAGCCCCGACGACGTCAGCGACTATGAAATCGCCCGCGCGATCGTCTACATGGCGAACAACGACGGCGCGAACTTCCCCGAACCGGCCGCACCGGCCGCCAATGCGACGGCGGCTGCCGGCGCCGCGCCCGCGTCGGGCGCCGCCGACGCCGCGATCGCCGCCGCGCAGGCCGCGATCGCCGCGATCCCGAAGGCCGGCGAACAACCGGCGGCCGCCCCGGCCAGCGCCGATGCCGCAACCGCCGGCAAGGCACTGTACACGCAGGTCTGCCAGGCCTGCCACGCGACCGGCGTACTGAACGCGCCGAAGTTCGGCAGCAAGGAAGACTGGGCGCCGCGCCTGAAGGACTCGATGGACACGGTCTACAACTACGCGCTGCACGGCAAGGGCGCGATGCCGCCGAAGGGCGGGTCGAACGCATCCGACGCCGACGTGAAGGCCGCCGTCGACTACATGGTCAACTCGGCGAAGTAA